From Borrelia sp. RT5S, the proteins below share one genomic window:
- a CDS encoding V-type ATP synthase subunit B produces MKRVYSKIESIVGNVITVTACDVRYGELAIVKTKDMSSLAEVIKLDRDKVSLQVYNGTRGISTSDQIKFLGHPMRVAFSENLLGRVFDGAGNPKDGGPSLEDNLIEIGGPSANPAKRIIPRNMIRTGLPMIDVFNTLVESQKLPIFSVSGEPYNELLLRIALQAEVDLIVLGGMGLKNDDYLTFKDSLEKGGALGRTIFFVHMANDSVVESLTVPDISLAVAEKFALQGKKVLVLLTDMTNFADAMKEIAITMEQVPSNRGYPGDLYSQLASRYEKAIDFEGAGSITVLAVTTMPGDDVTHPVPDNTGYITEGQYYLRGGRIEPFGSLSRLKQMVNGKTRDDHRVIMDSMIKLYASSRESIEKKAMGFNMTEWDEKLLKYSGMFESKLMDLSVNIPLEEALNLGWEILSSCFEPRETGIRTELVEKYWPRKEAGHG; encoded by the coding sequence ATGAAAAGGGTATACAGTAAGATAGAATCTATTGTAGGGAATGTGATAACTGTTACGGCATGTGATGTTAGGTATGGAGAACTTGCTATTGTAAAGACAAAGGATATGAGTTCTTTAGCTGAGGTTATTAAATTGGATAGGGATAAGGTTTCTCTTCAGGTCTACAATGGGACAAGAGGTATCTCAACTTCAGATCAAATTAAGTTTCTAGGGCATCCGATGCGGGTTGCATTTTCTGAGAACTTGCTTGGCAGGGTTTTTGATGGAGCTGGAAATCCAAAAGATGGAGGACCTAGCCTTGAGGACAATTTGATTGAAATTGGAGGGCCTTCTGCTAATCCGGCGAAGCGGATTATTCCGAGGAATATGATACGAACTGGACTTCCGATGATAGATGTATTTAATACTCTTGTTGAGTCACAAAAGCTGCCAATATTTTCTGTATCTGGGGAGCCTTATAATGAACTGCTTTTAAGGATAGCTCTTCAGGCTGAAGTTGATTTGATTGTTCTTGGAGGGATGGGACTTAAGAATGATGACTATTTGACTTTCAAGGATTCTCTTGAGAAGGGAGGGGCTTTGGGTAGAACGATATTCTTTGTTCATATGGCTAATGATTCTGTTGTTGAGTCTTTAACTGTTCCTGATATTTCTCTTGCTGTTGCTGAGAAATTTGCCCTTCAGGGGAAAAAGGTTTTAGTGTTGCTGACCGATATGACTAATTTTGCTGATGCCATGAAAGAAATTGCTATTACTATGGAGCAAGTTCCTTCTAATAGGGGTTATCCTGGTGATTTATATTCACAGCTTGCGTCTAGATACGAGAAGGCCATTGATTTTGAAGGGGCGGGCTCTATTACTGTACTTGCGGTTACTACTATGCCTGGCGATGATGTTACTCACCCGGTACCTGATAATACGGGATATATTACCGAGGGGCAGTATTATTTAAGAGGGGGAAGAATTGAGCCTTTTGGATCTCTTTCAAGACTTAAGCAGATGGTTAATGGTAAGACTAGAGACGATCATAGGGTAATTATGGATTCAATGATTAAACTTTATGCATCTTCAAGGGAATCTATAGAAAAAAAGGCCATGGGATTTAATATGACAGAGTGGGATGAAAAGTTACTTAAGTACAGTGGGATGTTTGAAAGCAAATTGATGGATTTGTCTGTTAATATTCCTCTAGAAGAAGCCTTGAATTTAGGGTGGGAGATACTTTCCAGTTGTTTTGAGCCGAGGGAAACCGGAATTAGGACAGAGCTTGTAGAAAAGTATTGGCCTAGAAAAGAGGCAGGGCATGGCTAA
- the asnS gene encoding asparagine--tRNA ligase, which produces MHKSIKEILDNPVVESEVTVKGWVRTKRSSGKISFVEINDGSNIKGIQAVIDEENSNFRETELKKLATGASISLTGILTLSPAKGQTHEIKTINFNIIGEADQETYPLQKKRHSFEFLREISHLRIRTNTFGAIARVRNQISYKIHEYFQKNGFVYVNTPIITSNDGEGCGEIFRVSTLDLNKISKNKEIDFKDDFFGREVFLAVTGQLHGEAYAMALSKIYTFGPTFRAENSNTTRHASEFWMIEPEVAFFTLKDNIKLAEDCLKYILEGVLNNSRQDMEFLDDYIEKGLIKKIENVINSNFEVITYTQAIKKLESTNKIFEITPRWGIDLQTEHERYLTEEIFKKPIVVIDYPKEFKAFYMKMNEDNKTVKGMDILVPRIGEIIGGSEREDNLEKLNKRIKELDLGVETLNWYLDLRRFGSTPHSGFGLGLERLVQYVTGMANIRDVIPFPRTPRNICF; this is translated from the coding sequence ATGCACAAGAGTATAAAAGAAATTCTGGATAACCCAGTAGTAGAAAGTGAAGTTACAGTAAAAGGATGGGTTAGAACAAAACGTAGTAGTGGTAAAATTTCATTTGTCGAAATTAACGATGGTTCAAATATTAAGGGAATTCAAGCTGTAATTGATGAAGAAAATTCTAACTTTAGGGAGACAGAACTTAAAAAACTTGCGACAGGAGCCAGCATATCCTTAACAGGAATTTTAACTTTAAGCCCTGCAAAGGGCCAAACACACGAAATTAAAACGATAAATTTCAACATAATCGGAGAAGCAGACCAAGAAACATATCCTTTGCAAAAAAAAAGGCACTCCTTTGAATTCTTAAGAGAAATTTCTCATTTAAGAATACGTACCAACACATTTGGAGCTATCGCCAGGGTTAGGAATCAAATTTCTTATAAAATCCATGAATACTTTCAAAAAAATGGATTTGTATATGTAAATACTCCAATAATCACATCGAATGACGGAGAAGGATGCGGTGAAATATTTCGTGTATCCACTCTGGACCTTAATAAGATTTCGAAGAACAAAGAAATTGATTTTAAGGACGATTTTTTTGGAAGAGAAGTGTTCCTTGCTGTGACTGGACAGCTACATGGAGAAGCTTATGCGATGGCGTTGTCAAAAATATACACATTTGGACCAACATTTAGGGCAGAAAATTCTAATACAACACGCCATGCTTCAGAGTTCTGGATGATTGAACCCGAGGTAGCGTTTTTCACCCTTAAAGACAATATTAAATTAGCAGAGGATTGCCTTAAATATATCCTAGAAGGAGTGCTAAATAATAGTCGTCAAGACATGGAATTTCTTGACGACTATATTGAGAAGGGACTAATCAAAAAAATTGAAAATGTAATAAACTCAAACTTTGAAGTTATCACATATACTCAGGCCATTAAAAAACTTGAAAGTACAAATAAAATATTTGAAATAACACCCCGTTGGGGTATAGACTTGCAAACAGAACATGAAAGATATCTAACAGAAGAGATTTTTAAAAAACCCATAGTAGTTATTGATTATCCAAAAGAATTTAAAGCATTTTATATGAAAATGAATGAAGACAATAAAACTGTTAAAGGAATGGACATTTTGGTTCCACGCATCGGAGAAATCATTGGAGGTAGTGAAAGAGAAGATAATCTAGAAAAGTTGAATAAAAGAATAAAAGAGCTAGACTTGGGAGTTGAGACCCTTAATTGGTACCTGGATTTAAGGAGATTCGGTTCAACTCCTCACTCTGGGTTTGGGCTCGGACTTGAGAGATTGGTGCAGTATGTGACGGGGATGGCCAATATTCGGGATGTAATACCGTTTCCGAGAACCCCTAGAAACATTTGTTTCTGA
- a CDS encoding endonuclease MutS2, which yields MQDKYLEKINFYQILSSVSSYVAIPDTISLLNSQKMLSREEELNKICFLVNLIGNLVEIYDEYPNSYLESIGDSISFLFKENSRVSIEEISNIIFFLQEVLRINFFLDRNEFKAKNENESLKDLLFLDSSLRHLLEVLSEYVDTDELKIRGGVSKDYDEIDFEIKKLDKRTEKQVKGIIALNSEYLTSTLVYYKSDRYTVALKASFKNKIKGNVISISASGETFYIEPSEIVSQNSRLTFLRLEKTRIILRILHDLSDEIRKQIVLLKELYNKFLYYDSLKARAIYGMKTRGIFPNIGTRLNILNARHPLIQNAKEINFCPLKNKVVVITGPNAGGKTATLKTVVLLSSMFQFGIPVPVGEGSTFKIFDNIFIDIGDEQSIENSLSTFSSHMRNVACILMQATLDSLVVFDEFCSGTDIEQGQALAIAILEHLININCHVIISTHYNALKYFAYTHEGVINASMQMNLERMEPNYNLIFSLPGESFAFSVASNSSIHPDIILRAQEIYSSNKTEVHELLAKLANKEREIYVHEEKLKNKLKLIELKEIKLSDLQEGLILKEKNIEETLINEQKEFLNYSRKTLENLVRELKEGKVDLRKNKEFICNVTDRIESKTSKVELLAKEFASDVEFKVGDRVRVSNPSVLGEIVGITKKGVVVNTGAFNITVSSSNLERVLIKKEDRKTVKKNFSFPLQSYGSESLELTLDIRGMRVVEAIDFLSKKIDNMLLGNVGKFEIIHGKGEGLLMAGVHEFLKSLKFVKKYYFSHPSDGGVGKTIVEI from the coding sequence ATGCAAGATAAATATCTAGAAAAAATTAATTTTTATCAAATATTATCTTCAGTTTCTTCTTATGTTGCTATCCCAGATACTATTAGTCTTTTAAACAGCCAGAAAATGCTGAGCAGGGAGGAAGAGCTTAATAAGATATGTTTTCTTGTTAATTTGATTGGAAATCTCGTTGAAATTTATGATGAATATCCAAATTCTTATTTAGAAAGTATAGGTGATTCTATTAGTTTTCTTTTTAAGGAAAATTCAAGGGTTTCTATTGAAGAAATCAGTAATATTATTTTTTTTCTTCAAGAAGTCTTAAGAATAAATTTTTTCCTAGATAGAAATGAATTTAAAGCCAAGAATGAAAATGAAAGTCTAAAAGATTTATTATTTCTAGATTCAAGTCTTAGGCATTTACTGGAGGTTTTATCTGAGTACGTTGATACTGATGAGCTTAAGATAAGAGGAGGCGTTTCTAAAGATTATGATGAGATTGATTTTGAGATTAAAAAGCTAGACAAAAGAACTGAAAAACAGGTAAAGGGAATAATAGCTTTAAATTCAGAATATTTAACATCAACCCTTGTTTATTATAAATCAGATAGATACACTGTTGCACTTAAAGCTAGTTTTAAAAATAAAATTAAGGGAAATGTGATATCTATTTCAGCTTCTGGTGAGACATTTTATATTGAACCAAGTGAGATAGTGAGCCAGAACAGTCGATTAACTTTTTTAAGACTAGAAAAGACGCGCATAATTTTAAGAATACTGCATGATCTTTCAGATGAAATTCGCAAACAAATTGTTCTCTTAAAAGAGCTTTATAATAAATTTTTATATTATGACTCCCTTAAGGCTAGGGCAATTTATGGCATGAAAACCCGAGGAATATTTCCCAATATTGGTACTAGACTTAATATTTTAAATGCTCGTCATCCTCTAATACAGAATGCGAAGGAGATAAATTTTTGTCCCTTAAAGAATAAAGTTGTAGTTATTACAGGCCCTAATGCTGGAGGAAAGACTGCGACTTTAAAGACAGTTGTTCTATTGAGTTCTATGTTTCAGTTTGGGATACCTGTTCCGGTTGGTGAGGGTAGTACTTTTAAGATCTTTGATAATATTTTCATCGATATTGGAGATGAGCAATCAATTGAAAATTCACTCTCAACTTTTTCAAGTCATATGAGGAATGTTGCTTGCATTTTAATGCAAGCAACATTAGATAGTCTTGTAGTATTTGACGAATTTTGTTCTGGAACGGATATTGAACAAGGCCAGGCATTAGCTATAGCTATCCTTGAGCATTTAATCAACATTAACTGTCATGTAATTATATCCACTCATTATAATGCTCTTAAGTATTTCGCGTATACTCACGAAGGCGTCATTAATGCATCTATGCAGATGAATTTAGAAAGAATGGAACCGAATTACAATTTAATTTTTTCTCTTCCAGGGGAAAGTTTTGCTTTCAGTGTAGCAAGCAATTCTTCTATTCATCCTGACATTATACTCAGAGCACAAGAGATCTATTCATCCAATAAGACGGAAGTGCATGAACTACTTGCAAAACTTGCAAATAAAGAAAGGGAAATATATGTGCATGAAGAAAAATTGAAAAATAAACTTAAGCTCATTGAACTTAAAGAAATTAAACTTAGTGACTTACAAGAAGGCCTTATTCTTAAGGAGAAAAATATAGAAGAAACACTTATAAATGAACAAAAAGAATTTTTAAATTATTCAAGGAAAACTTTAGAAAATTTGGTTAGAGAGCTCAAAGAAGGGAAGGTTGATTTGCGCAAGAATAAAGAGTTTATCTGCAATGTTACAGACAGGATAGAGAGCAAGACATCTAAGGTCGAGCTTCTTGCTAAGGAGTTTGCTAGTGATGTTGAATTTAAAGTGGGGGATAGAGTTCGGGTATCTAATCCAAGTGTTTTAGGAGAAATAGTTGGTATTACCAAAAAAGGAGTTGTGGTAAATACTGGTGCTTTTAATATTACAGTTTCGTCTTCTAATTTAGAAAGAGTATTAATTAAAAAAGAAGACCGTAAGACTGTAAAGAAAAACTTCAGTTTTCCTTTACAGTCTTACGGTAGTGAGTCATTGGAGCTTACGCTTGATATTAGAGGAATGAGAGTAGTTGAGGCCATAGATTTTTTGAGTAAGAAAATAGATAATATGTTATTAGGCAATGTTGGTAAATTTGAAATAATTCATGGCAAGGGGGAGGGTCTTCTTATGGCCGGTGTTCATGAATTTTTGAAGAGCTTAAAGTTTGTTAAGAAGTATTATTTTTCTCATCCTAGTGATGGAGGGGTTGGGAAGACAATAGTAGAGATTTAA
- a CDS encoding V-type ATP synthase subunit A — METRGKVVGVIGNLVTIEVVGTVAMNEVIFVKSAGKRLKAEVIRVRDGEVDAQVFEMTRGISVGDDIEFTDKLLTVELGPGLLTQVYDGLQNPLPELAAQCGFFLERGLYLRALDKKKKWNFKVTARVGDAVTAGDYLGFVVEGTINHQVMVPFDRRDFYTLVEIVDEGNYTVDDKIAVIENDAGDRHIVTMSFHWPVKIPIANYRERIMPSEPMVTQTRIIDTFFPVAKGGTFCIPGPFGAGKTVLQQVTSRNADVDIVIIAACGERAGEVVETLKEFPELTDPRTGKSLMERTCIICNTSSMPVAAREASVYTAITIGEYYRQMGLDVLLLADSTSRWAQAMREMSGRLEEIPGDEAFPAYLESVIASFYERAGIVVLRDGGVGSVTVGGSVSPAGGNFEEPVTQATLKVVGAFHGLTRERSDARKFPAISPLESWSRYGGVVDAERTEYAKSFLIKGNEVNQMMKVVGEEGISNDDFLVYLKAELLDACYLQQNSFDSVDAAVSPERQNYMFNIIYNVLKSDFKFESKLEARNFINELRQNILDMNLIPFKEEKFNRLEFALTDLINSRKLNFRGVKDEKGIQ; from the coding sequence ATGGAAACTAGAGGAAAAGTAGTAGGGGTAATTGGGAATTTGGTTACTATTGAAGTTGTTGGCACGGTTGCCATGAATGAGGTTATTTTTGTTAAGAGTGCTGGAAAGAGGTTGAAAGCTGAGGTAATTCGTGTTAGGGATGGGGAAGTTGATGCTCAGGTGTTTGAAATGACTAGGGGAATTTCTGTTGGGGATGATATTGAGTTTACAGATAAGCTCTTAACGGTTGAGCTTGGGCCTGGGCTTTTAACACAGGTGTATGATGGGCTTCAGAATCCTTTGCCGGAGCTTGCAGCGCAGTGTGGATTTTTTTTAGAAAGAGGCTTGTATTTAAGAGCTCTTGATAAGAAAAAGAAATGGAATTTTAAGGTGACTGCGAGAGTAGGAGACGCTGTTACTGCGGGAGATTATCTTGGATTTGTTGTTGAAGGTACGATTAATCATCAGGTAATGGTTCCATTTGATAGAAGGGATTTTTATACTCTTGTGGAAATTGTTGATGAGGGCAATTACACCGTAGACGACAAAATAGCGGTTATTGAGAATGATGCTGGGGATAGGCATATTGTAACTATGTCATTTCACTGGCCCGTTAAAATTCCTATTGCGAACTATAGGGAGAGGATTATGCCTAGTGAACCCATGGTGACTCAAACAAGGATAATAGATACTTTTTTTCCGGTTGCAAAGGGAGGCACGTTTTGTATTCCTGGGCCTTTTGGTGCTGGCAAGACAGTGCTTCAGCAGGTCACAAGCCGTAATGCTGATGTTGATATTGTAATTATTGCTGCTTGTGGAGAAAGAGCAGGTGAGGTCGTGGAGACTCTTAAGGAGTTTCCTGAGCTTACGGATCCAAGGACGGGTAAGTCGTTGATGGAGAGAACATGTATTATTTGTAATACATCCTCTATGCCAGTTGCTGCTCGAGAGGCCTCGGTTTATACAGCTATTACTATTGGTGAGTATTATAGACAGATGGGGCTTGATGTTCTTTTGCTGGCAGACTCAACTTCAAGATGGGCTCAGGCTATGAGAGAAATGTCTGGTCGTCTTGAGGAAATTCCGGGGGATGAGGCTTTCCCTGCTTATCTTGAGTCTGTTATTGCATCTTTTTATGAGAGAGCGGGTATCGTTGTTTTAAGAGATGGCGGTGTTGGTTCTGTGACTGTGGGTGGATCTGTGAGCCCTGCTGGGGGTAATTTTGAAGAACCGGTGACTCAGGCGACTTTAAAGGTTGTGGGGGCATTTCATGGGCTTACGAGAGAGAGATCGGATGCTAGAAAATTTCCGGCTATTAGTCCTCTTGAATCTTGGAGTAGATATGGGGGAGTTGTTGATGCGGAGAGGACGGAGTATGCAAAGTCTTTTTTAATTAAGGGTAATGAGGTGAATCAAATGATGAAGGTTGTTGGTGAGGAAGGAATAAGTAATGATGACTTTTTGGTTTATTTGAAAGCAGAGCTTTTGGATGCATGCTATTTACAGCAAAATTCTTTTGATAGTGTTGATGCAGCGGTAAGTCCTGAGCGTCAGAATTATATGTTTAATATAATTTATAATGTTTTAAAGTCAGATTTTAAATTTGAGAGTAAGTTGGAAGCAAGAAATTTTATTAATGAGTTAAGGCAAAATATTTTAGATATGAATCTTATACCCTTTAAAGAAGAAAAGTTTAATAGATTGGAATTTGCTTTAACAGATTTAATCAATTCTAGGAAATTAAATTTTAGGGGTGTTAAGGATGAAAAGGGTATACAGTAA
- a CDS encoding V-type ATP synthase subunit E → MQFEVKDLINRIKKDGLEEADRLASEIVDNAKREAEAIVLKAESDARELKIRAEREISDYRRHALEASRQAVRDLIIGAEKSIKSLFEAALTDSVSRSYDNNFLSELIVRVVDGWSRGDKMDVMLNEADLSDLLSLLRSEIGEKLKGDVEIKPFRGINKGFKIQQRNSSLHYDFTSETISDILFEYLNPRFKELIKVV, encoded by the coding sequence ATGCAGTTTGAAGTTAAGGATTTGATAAATAGGATTAAGAAGGATGGACTTGAGGAAGCTGATAGGTTGGCTAGTGAGATTGTTGATAATGCAAAGAGGGAAGCTGAGGCTATTGTTTTGAAGGCTGAGAGTGATGCTAGGGAGTTAAAAATAAGGGCTGAGAGAGAAATTAGTGATTATAGGAGGCATGCTCTGGAGGCCTCGCGCCAGGCAGTTAGGGATTTGATTATTGGAGCTGAGAAAAGCATTAAGTCTTTGTTTGAAGCCGCGCTAACGGATTCTGTTTCTAGAAGTTATGATAATAATTTTTTAAGCGAACTTATTGTTAGGGTTGTAGATGGTTGGAGTAGAGGAGATAAGATGGATGTTATGCTTAATGAAGCTGATCTTTCTGATTTATTGTCTCTTTTAAGGTCGGAGATAGGAGAGAAACTTAAGGGTGATGTTGAGATTAAGCCCTTCAGGGGGATAAATAAGGGATTTAAAATACAGCAAAGGAATAGTAGTCTGCATTATGATTTCACTTCAGAGACTATTTCTGATATCCTTTTTGAGTATTTAAATCCAAGATTTAAAGAGTTGATTAAGGTGGTTTAG
- the rsgA gene encoding ribosome small subunit-dependent GTPase A: protein MNDLKFEVLWGVNNIYSIIDANTNLIYEGVIKGKILNIQNKEYSPLVPGDFVVGNVYDECKVYIKERLERKNIFWRYNRKADIRQIIVSNIDSILIVNSASLPEIKSSFIDRVLIVAEEQGITPIILLNKVDEDVSNKVKDLARVYEELGYRVVQTSATTLKGIEELKSIIKNSKTAFIGQSGVGKSSLINLVSLNASQAINEISYKYARGRHTTVYAVAFRSDNGIIMDTPGIKEFGIETLDYLKLKHCFREFGGLNDLCRFNSCLHINEPNCFVVGQIGFKVSQARYKSYLKILDELRRYRNYAR from the coding sequence TTGAATGACCTTAAATTTGAGGTTCTTTGGGGTGTTAACAATATTTATTCTATTATCGATGCTAATACCAATTTAATTTATGAAGGGGTCATTAAGGGTAAGATCTTAAATATTCAAAATAAAGAATATAGTCCTTTGGTTCCTGGAGATTTTGTGGTAGGAAATGTTTATGATGAGTGTAAAGTGTATATTAAGGAAAGGTTAGAGCGTAAGAACATTTTTTGGCGTTACAACAGAAAAGCTGACATCAGGCAAATTATTGTCTCAAACATTGATAGTATTTTAATTGTTAATTCTGCTAGTCTTCCTGAGATTAAAAGTTCATTTATTGACAGGGTGCTAATAGTTGCCGAGGAGCAAGGAATTACTCCGATTATTTTGCTAAATAAAGTGGACGAGGATGTAAGTAATAAAGTTAAAGATTTGGCTAGAGTTTACGAAGAGTTAGGCTATAGAGTTGTTCAAACTTCTGCTACTACTTTAAAGGGCATTGAAGAATTAAAATCAATTATTAAAAATTCAAAAACTGCTTTTATTGGACAATCTGGTGTGGGAAAATCTTCACTTATAAATTTGGTTAGTTTAAATGCATCACAGGCTATAAATGAAATATCTTACAAATATGCGAGGGGAAGGCACACTACAGTTTATGCGGTGGCTTTTCGTTCAGACAATGGGATAATAATGGATACTCCAGGCATTAAAGAGTTTGGGATTGAGACACTAGATTACTTAAAACTCAAACATTGTTTTAGAGAGTTTGGAGGTTTAAATGATTTATGTAGGTTTAATTCTTGTCTGCATATAAATGAGCCAAATTGCTTTGTAGTAGGTCAAATTGGATTTAAAGTTTCACAAGCTAGATATAAAAGTTACTTGAAAATCTTAGATGAGCTTAGGAGATATAGAAACTATGCAAGATAA
- the murI gene encoding glutamate racemase, which produces MGNLKDVVVIFDSGIGGLSYFEYISRRLGNMNYLYVADNKNFPYGEKTTEFLLQEILELIFKLKKICNISSLVFACNTASVSVYGKLKFAFPIIYTLPSISLIESLATRKVLLIATDTTINSTFVQDEKRLHGDLILKSAGELINYVEYGDKFKEDALGCLESLKLEVKASRRDVIFLGCTHYLHIKNMIENFLGISVYENRACVTDELARAVAKASISDSGDFINSFYLTKDENLCFYKNCCEKYGLKFKGVID; this is translated from the coding sequence ATGGGCAACTTAAAAGATGTGGTAGTAATTTTTGATTCAGGGATCGGTGGCCTTTCTTATTTTGAATATATAAGTAGGCGACTTGGTAATATGAACTATCTGTATGTTGCAGATAATAAAAATTTTCCTTATGGAGAGAAAACCACAGAGTTTCTTCTACAAGAGATTCTAGAATTGATTTTTAAATTGAAAAAGATTTGTAATATTTCTTCATTGGTTTTTGCTTGCAACACGGCATCTGTTAGTGTATATGGTAAGTTAAAGTTTGCTTTCCCTATAATATATACCTTGCCCTCAATTAGTTTAATAGAGAGCTTAGCGACTAGAAAGGTGTTATTAATAGCAACAGACACTACTATTAATAGCACCTTTGTGCAGGACGAAAAGAGATTACATGGTGATTTGATTTTAAAGTCCGCTGGAGAGCTTATAAATTATGTAGAGTATGGGGATAAGTTTAAAGAGGATGCGCTTGGGTGTTTAGAATCATTGAAACTGGAGGTTAAAGCTAGCAGACGAGATGTAATTTTTTTAGGTTGTACTCATTATCTACATATCAAAAATATGATTGAAAATTTTCTAGGAATTTCTGTTTATGAAAACCGTGCATGTGTAACAGATGAACTTGCTAGGGCTGTTGCTAAAGCTAGCATTAGCGATAGTGGTGATTTTATAAACTCATTTTACTTAACGAAAGATGAAAATTTATGTTTTTATAAGAATTGTTGCGAGAAATATGGGCTTAAGTTTAAGGGGGTAATTGATTGA
- a CDS encoding phosphoribosyltransferase, whose translation MKKFISYEEIRVNGFKLAYKIYKDGFIPDIIYVSLRGGAYLGNIISEFFKFIKIEKPLLYAAVVARSYDVCNDQKRIMIDGWTYDPKYLRTGDNVLFVDDVFDTGRTIIHLREEVLNRGIDSQNIKIAVYDYKERGNVKYEPDYYVNKYSNTEVNAWIHYRNHELAGLTEEEYKLNFENVDDELNSILKFLSKKSKLI comes from the coding sequence ATGAAAAAGTTCATTTCTTATGAAGAAATAAGAGTAAATGGATTTAAACTTGCTTATAAAATATATAAAGATGGATTTATTCCTGATATTATCTATGTCTCTTTAAGGGGAGGGGCTTATCTTGGTAATATTATTAGCGAGTTTTTTAAATTTATTAAGATTGAAAAGCCCCTTCTTTATGCTGCCGTTGTAGCAAGGTCTTACGATGTTTGCAATGACCAAAAAAGGATAATGATAGATGGTTGGACTTATGATCCCAAATATTTAAGAACAGGGGATAATGTGTTGTTTGTTGACGATGTTTTTGATACTGGACGTACAATTATCCATTTGCGGGAAGAGGTTTTAAATAGAGGGATAGATAGTCAAAACATTAAAATCGCTGTTTATGATTATAAGGAACGGGGGAATGTGAAGTATGAGCCTGATTACTATGTTAACAAATACTCAAACACAGAAGTAAATGCTTGGATCCATTATCGTAACCACGAGCTTGCGGGGTTAACAGAGGAGGAATACAAGTTAAACTTCGAGAATGTAGACGATGAACTGAATAGCATCTTGAAATTTTTATCAAAAAAATCTAAGCTTATTTAA
- a CDS encoding DUF2764 family protein, with amino-acid sequence MLSPYYYVMSSLPYLDIKSGMVWSVSDFFKNVEIALGQQDFVFLKNLSEFGAARGSFGVIDCFLDFEEKMKYALACIRAEKLGLSRDVYLESSYFSGYFLGILKVICLKEDPFEVELGLDMLKWQFLTDLEVGNEFNFERLVIYFLKLMIVSRRSLFVEKLGERNFADICQKLSIDMNKKF; translated from the coding sequence ATGCTGAGTCCTTATTACTATGTGATGTCGTCGTTGCCTTATCTTGACATAAAGAGTGGGATGGTGTGGAGTGTATCAGATTTTTTCAAGAATGTTGAGATTGCTTTGGGACAGCAGGATTTTGTCTTTTTGAAGAATTTATCAGAGTTTGGTGCTGCCAGAGGGAGTTTTGGGGTTATTGATTGTTTTCTTGATTTTGAGGAAAAAATGAAGTACGCATTAGCTTGCATTAGGGCCGAGAAGTTGGGTCTTTCAAGGGATGTTTATTTGGAATCTTCTTATTTTTCAGGCTATTTCTTAGGAATTTTGAAAGTTATTTGCCTTAAGGAAGATCCTTTTGAGGTGGAATTAGGACTTGATATGTTGAAGTGGCAATTTCTGACAGATCTTGAAGTGGGGAATGAGTTTAATTTTGAGAGGTTGGTAATCTATTTTTTGAAGTTGATGATAGTCTCAAGAAGGAGTCTGTTTGTGGAAAAGCTAGGCGAGAGGAATTTTGCAGACATTTGTCAAAAATTAAGCATTGATATGAATAAAAAGTTTTAG